From the Lathyrus oleraceus cultivar Zhongwan6 chromosome 4, CAAS_Psat_ZW6_1.0, whole genome shotgun sequence genome, one window contains:
- the LOC127075229 gene encoding pectate lyase produces MGRSLDILLFIVCLAIITPTLNANKLESSEYWKEQRPEFDSYWQEKAEIAKQDNHAAYFPDPYAVSGNFTASISEIITLKSSRRNLKGGKGEKCLATNPVDRCWRCDPNWAKNRQKLADCVQGFGRNTRGGKGGPIYVVTDPSDNELLDPKPGTLRHAVTRNGPLWIIFARSMLITLQQELIMTSNKTIDGRGVDVYIANGAGFTIQFVKNIIIHGIKIYNIQVRQGGMIIDSESHFGLRTRSDGDGISIFGSNNIWIDHVSMRNCTDGLIDAIMGSTAITISNSHFTDHNEVMLFGASDSYPEDKIMQITLAFNHFGKRLVQRMPRARFGFIHCVNNDYTHWEMYAIGGSMNPTIISEGNRFIGPENKFIGKDQINAKQITKREYADAKHWSSWQWRSINDEFLNGAFFVNSGPELKNRPFSRKDMIKAKPGSYVGRLTRYSGILVCRVGQPC; encoded by the exons ATGGGGAGATCATTAGACATTCTTCTTTTTATAGTTTGTTTGGCAATAATCACTCCTACCTTGAATGCCAATAAATTAGAGAGTAGTGAGTATTGGAAAGAACAGCGGCCCGAGTTTGATTCATATTGGCAGGAAAAGGCTGAAATTGCAAAACAAGATAATCATGCAGCTTATTTTCCTGATCCTTATGCAGTCTCCGGCAATTTTACTGCTTCTATTTCCGA AATCATAACTTTAAAGAGCTCAAGAAGGAACTTGAAGGGAGGAAAAGGCGAAAAATGTTTGGCCACAAACCCTGTTGATAGATGCTGGAGGTGTGACCCAAATTGGGCTAAGAACCGTCAGAAGCTAGCAGACTGTGTCCAAGGATTTGGCAGAAACACCCGCGGAGGTAAAGGCGGTCCAATCTATGTTGTCACTGATCCTTCCGATAACGAATTGTTGGATCCAAAACCCGGCACTCTCCGTCATGCAGTCACACGTAACGGTCCCCTTTGGATCATATTCGCTCGCAGCATGTTGATCACACTCCAACAAGAGCTTATCATGACAAGCAACAAGACAATTGATGGTAGAGGAGTTGATGTTTACATTGCCAATGGAGCTGGATTCACCATTCAATTTGTTAAGAATATTATCATCCACGGAATCAAGATTTACAACATTCAAGTTCGTCAAGGTGGCATGATTATAGATTCTGAGAGTCATTTTGGTTTAAGGACTAGGAGTGATGGGGATGGTATTTCCATCTTTGGTTCTAATAATATTTGGATCGATCATGTTTCGATGAGAAATTGCACCGATGGTTTGATTGATGCTATCATGGGTTCCACTGCTATTACCATCTCTAACAGCCATTTCACCGACCACAATGAGGTGATGCTTTTCGGTGCTAGTGACTCATATCCTGAAGACAAAATAATGCAAATCACATTGGCATTCAACCACTTTGGAAAGAGATTAGTCCAAAGAATGCCAAGAGCAAGATTTGGTTTCATCCATTGTGTTAACAATGACTATACTCATTGGGAAATGTATGCCATCGGTGGTAGCATGAACCCTACCATTATTAGTGAAGGTAACAGATTCATTGGCCCTGAAAACAAATTCATAGGCAAGGACCAAATCAATGCTAAACAGATAACAAAGAGGGAATACGCAGACGCAAAACATTGGTCAAGCTGGCAATGGAGATCCATCAACGACGAGTTTTTGAATGGAGCATTCTTTGTAAACTCCGGACCGGAGCTAAAGAATAGACCATTTTCAAGGAAAGACATGATCAAAGCTAAACCAGGAAGTTATGTTGGAAGGCTTACAAGGTATTCTGGAATCCTAGTATGTCGTGTCGGTCAACCTTGTTAG